The following coding sequences are from one Pocillopora verrucosa isolate sample1 chromosome 5, ASM3666991v2, whole genome shotgun sequence window:
- the LOC136280693 gene encoding uncharacterized protein, with protein sequence MTEAAEASIVVPPAPTQVFIPPSNLPLPKALNFDDNLATAWKSWKAAWQRYEIATGVYKQEGIVRVSTLLSIIGEDGVRAHDTFIWNEDENADDISQVLKKFDEFCIPRTQVIYERYRFNNRNQEPGENISTYLTELRTIAKNCAHDTITPDEILRDRLVLGIRDDRVRERLLRLNDLSLLQAVDIIKSSEQTQQQVKLMAGGDTAVHALRKAGSAEKPEEERQLKSQAFRRPSKECGNCGMVHGRHCPAYGRTCFNCGSMNHFANKCRANPRGVKSRVSAVHEAVDMGNDPYYIGATTSKSKGQEKLAVVKLHIYGPDPKTEVQFQIDTGSQCDILPAQLYKQITGDTLLHRLKPCQKEIVSYTGDRRKIAGKATLPVWSRGQRRSMEFNILDGDYQPILSLNTSLNLGFVSLNNCDVLPLHVKCPKASLLEEYEDVFDGLGALPGTYKIAIDEQA encoded by the coding sequence atgacagaagcaGCTGAAGCATCCATAGTTGTGCCACCAGCGCCGactcaagtttttattccccCGTCAAATTTGCCCCTGCCGAAAGCGCTTAATTTTGACGACAATTTAGCCACCGCATGGAAATCGTGGAAAGCAGCGTGGCAGCGCTACGAAATCGCTACTGGTGTATATAAACAAGAGGGCATAGTTCGTGTGTCGACATTACTAAGCATTATAGGCGAGGATGGCGTCAGAGCCCACGATACCTTTATTTGGAACGAAGACGAAAACGCAGACGACATTTCACAAGTCCTGAAGAAGTTCGACGAATTCTGCATTCCTAGGACACAGGTCATATATGAACGCTATAGGTTCAACAACCGAAACCAGGAACCAGGCGAAAACATCTCGACGTATCTTACGGAGCTTCGAACGATCGCAAAAAACTGTGCACACGATACAATCACACCAGATGAAATTTTGCGTGACCGCCTCGTGCTAGGCATACGGGATGATCGCGTCCGCGAGAGACTTCTCCGTTTGAATGATTTATCTCTCCTACAAGCAGTTGACATTATTAAGTCGTCAGAACAGACCCAACAGCAAGTAAAGCTAATGGCTGGAGGAGACACTGCAGTTCATGCGTTACGGAAGGCGGGATCGgcagaaaaacctgaagaagaacGACAACTTAAGTCACAAGCATTTAGAAGACCGTCTAAAGAATGTGGAAATTGTGGAATGGTGCATGGACGTCATTGTCCCGCGTAtggaagaacatgttttaactgtgggagtatgaatcattttgcgaataaatgtcgCGCTAATCCCCGAGGAGTGAAAAGTAGAGTTTCGGCGGTCCACGAAGCCGTCGACATGGGAAACGACCCCTACTACATTGGTGCTACTACTAGTAAGAGCAAAGGCCAGGAAAAATTGGCAGTGGTCAAACTCCATATTTATGGGCCAGATCCCAAGACAGAAGTCCAGTTTCAAATAGATACTGGGTCGCAGTGCGACATTCTCCCGGCCCAATTATACAAGCAAATCACTGGGGACACCCTCCTTCATCGCCTCAAACCATGCCAAAAGGAAATAGTCTCGTACACAGGGGATCGCCGCAAAATTGCTGGTAAAGCTACCCTGCCTGTGTGGTCCCGTGGACAGCGGAGGTCAATGGAGTTTAACATCTTAGACGGAGACTATCAACCGATTTTATCATTGAACACCAGCCTCAATCTTGGCTTTGTGAGTTTGAATAATTGTGACGTCCTACCATTACACGTCAAGTGTCCCAAAGCCTCCTTGCTCGAAGAGTATGAGGACGTATTCGACGGATTAGGGGCCCTACCGGGAACATACAAAATAGCCATAGACGAACAGGCGTAA